One window from the genome of Pseudanabaena yagii GIHE-NHR1 encodes:
- a CDS encoding DEAD/DEAH box helicase family protein, with protein sequence MNETHLQDKFLIPFFRESLGYQEVKANTVTNSLIIEEDLQTFISETELNQKNYELLLKKYSGDRKKLLAELIELIQERIASSRNMALFINANKSITFQGVKLHLFYTDDSVIHDSNLFNQNIFSVVQELPYKYKYQNKIIFSFRPDICLFVNGIYLGYSELKSNLSNQTAKKNGRGKVIKDYFEAVKAYYENFDRHLYLSDKEKESHRKDFLKIFEKAIHITSTDLGETYVIRTISDFFDEILTTCREGKSDREEYEKNAIKVFKPYPLLNPNADKKDKLKEIFKYHYGKSFIEKEILYYNFIERDVYFVNGKKELKDEKGHLISPRPKQKFGTDKILAKIDEFLDHETEDDYFIKQLERQLAQVAPSKRAELIEKRKAYANNKNIYSLLLQYAAGFGKSNIIGWTALQLKDLRRNGEYVYDKIMIVVDRLQLRSQIDSKMLNMNIDNRMYVEANNKASFQKALESDTRLVIVNLQKFGAVAEMLTPDTMQKLSQLRIVFLIDEIHRSNSGEQHEEMVNIFDELQTPFDTQTSLFRTKKNLIIGFTATPDDHTLARFGEFSGYAESEKLWVPFDSYTMNEAIKDGFIHNPIENIIPVASKMLFDLPQNKMEGFEQPNYKDIDKKQIYEERERINAIAKYIADLLVKDVYPKIRGTAKAMLAVYSIKAAIAYKQAITKHFQEITKQPKFAKYAEAPIHIVYSSNQDEQSATGLNDGLTEEKVLENFALKKNGLIIVVAKLQTGFDEKRLHTLFLDKEIKGISAIQAISRVNRTAKHKNECKIVDFSYNNVNVQNIKEAFEHFSDVVVSDFDPFSDKRILELLFPMLKKSEVYEEFFNIFVAIAHDDTKPNNPENYLDLESNIEKYIEANPKSTADTKAKTAQYFTILNRIEYVIALEEKYSEPNFLNFLRLFNKIYNQLHRTDDIKDAIEVYFDNQIGIIEVQTQPKENKPKPPIKIAEGKSPYTVHQFDILAILEARNEQEELKGERIRDFKAKIDDFFAYIISSDDGKRLITKIKSNVSEEEIYDDFSKIYRKYKVLYRKKVGDYFFKEIEDLVNKLCDDFENLVRNLAI encoded by the coding sequence ATGAACGAAACTCACCTTCAAGACAAATTCCTAATCCCCTTCTTTCGTGAAAGTCTAGGCTATCAAGAAGTCAAAGCCAACACCGTCACCAACTCCCTGATTATCGAAGAAGACCTTCAAACCTTCATTTCTGAGACTGAACTCAATCAAAAAAATTACGAACTCCTGCTCAAAAAATATAGTGGCGATCGCAAAAAACTATTAGCAGAACTCATCGAACTAATCCAAGAACGGATTGCCAGTAGTCGCAACATGGCACTGTTTATTAATGCCAATAAATCGATTACGTTCCAAGGTGTAAAACTACATCTGTTTTATACCGATGACAGCGTAATTCATGATAGTAACCTCTTCAATCAAAATATATTTTCTGTAGTCCAAGAACTACCCTACAAATACAAATATCAAAACAAAATTATCTTCTCCTTTCGACCCGATATTTGCCTATTTGTGAATGGGATCTACCTCGGCTATAGCGAACTAAAATCTAACCTCAGCAACCAAACCGCCAAAAAGAACGGACGAGGTAAAGTCATCAAAGACTACTTTGAAGCCGTCAAAGCCTATTACGAAAACTTCGATCGCCATCTCTACCTCAGCGACAAAGAAAAAGAATCTCATCGCAAAGACTTCTTAAAAATATTTGAAAAAGCAATCCATATCACCAGCACAGACCTCGGCGAAACCTACGTGATCCGCACCATATCCGACTTCTTTGATGAAATCCTCACCACCTGCCGCGAAGGCAAAAGCGATCGCGAAGAATACGAAAAAAACGCCATCAAAGTATTTAAACCCTATCCCCTGCTCAATCCCAACGCCGACAAAAAAGACAAACTCAAAGAAATATTCAAATACCATTACGGCAAAAGCTTCATCGAAAAGGAAATACTCTATTACAACTTCATCGAACGTGATGTCTATTTTGTTAATGGCAAAAAAGAACTCAAAGACGAAAAAGGACACCTAATCTCGCCACGCCCCAAACAAAAATTTGGCACAGACAAAATTCTCGCCAAAATCGATGAATTTCTCGACCATGAAACTGAAGATGATTACTTCATCAAGCAACTAGAGCGACAACTCGCCCAAGTCGCCCCTAGCAAACGCGCCGAACTCATCGAAAAGCGCAAAGCCTACGCCAACAACAAAAATATCTATTCGCTCTTACTGCAATATGCCGCAGGATTTGGCAAATCCAACATCATTGGCTGGACAGCACTGCAACTCAAAGACCTCCGCCGCAATGGTGAATATGTCTATGACAAAATCATGATCGTCGTCGATCGCCTGCAACTCCGCAGCCAGATCGACTCCAAAATGCTAAACATGAACATCGATAATCGGATGTATGTGGAAGCAAATAATAAGGCAAGTTTCCAAAAAGCCCTTGAATCCGATACCCGCCTAGTGATCGTCAACCTGCAAAAATTCGGTGCAGTTGCAGAAATGCTTACCCCTGACACCATGCAAAAACTCTCGCAGTTGCGTATTGTCTTCCTAATTGATGAGATTCATCGTTCCAACAGTGGCGAACAACATGAAGAAATGGTCAATATCTTTGATGAACTGCAAACACCCTTTGACACTCAAACCAGCCTATTCCGTACCAAAAAGAATTTAATTATCGGCTTCACCGCCACCCCTGATGACCATACCCTCGCTCGCTTCGGTGAATTTAGCGGCTATGCCGAAAGCGAAAAGCTCTGGGTTCCCTTCGACTCCTACACTATGAACGAAGCAATTAAAGACGGCTTCATTCATAACCCTATCGAAAATATTATTCCTGTTGCTTCCAAAATGCTATTTGATCTTCCTCAAAACAAAATGGAAGGATTCGAGCAACCTAATTACAAAGATATTGATAAAAAGCAAATCTATGAAGAACGCGAACGAATTAATGCGATCGCCAAATACATCGCTGATCTCCTCGTAAAAGATGTCTATCCTAAAATTCGCGGCACGGCAAAAGCCATGCTTGCCGTGTACTCGATTAAGGCAGCGATCGCCTATAAACAAGCCATCACCAAACATTTCCAAGAAATCACCAAACAGCCTAAATTCGCCAAATATGCCGAAGCGCCTATTCACATCGTCTACTCCAGCAACCAAGACGAGCAAAGCGCCACAGGACTAAATGACGGACTCACCGAAGAAAAAGTCTTAGAAAACTTTGCCCTCAAGAAAAATGGCTTAATTATCGTGGTTGCCAAACTGCAAACAGGCTTCGATGAAAAAAGATTGCACACCCTCTTTCTAGACAAAGAAATCAAAGGCATTAGCGCCATTCAAGCAATTTCCAGAGTCAATCGCACCGCCAAACATAAAAATGAATGCAAAATCGTTGACTTCTCCTACAACAATGTCAACGTCCAAAATATCAAAGAAGCTTTTGAGCATTTCTCCGATGTTGTCGTTAGTGATTTCGATCCTTTCAGTGACAAACGCATATTAGAACTGCTCTTCCCGATGCTGAAAAAATCTGAGGTGTACGAAGAGTTTTTCAATATATTTGTGGCGATCGCCCACGATGACACAAAGCCCAACAATCCCGAAAACTACCTAGATCTCGAAAGCAACATCGAAAAATATATTGAAGCTAATCCTAAGTCTACTGCCGACACCAAAGCCAAAACCGCCCAATATTTCACCATTCTCAATCGCATCGAATATGTGATTGCGCTAGAAGAAAAATACAGCGAACCAAATTTTTTAAATTTCCTGCGCCTGTTTAACAAGATCTATAACCAGCTACATCGCACCGATGACATTAAGGATGCGATCGAGGTCTATTTTGACAATCAAATCGGCATTATCGAAGTCCAAACCCAGCCCAAAGAGAATAAACCAAAACCTCCAATCAAAATAGCTGAAGGCAAATCTCCCTATACAGTTCATCAATTTGATATTCTTGCCATCCTCGAAGCACGGAATGAGCAAGAAGAATTAAAGGGAGAGCGTATTCGTGACTTTAAGGCAAAGATAGATGACTTTTTTGCCTATATTATTTCCTCTGATGATGGTAAACGATTGATTACCAAAATAAAATCTAACGTCTCAGAAGAAGAGATTTATGACGATTTTTCTAAAATCTATCGTAAGTACAAAGTCTTATACCGTAAAAAAGTTGGAGATTACTTCTTCAAAGAAATAGAAGATTTAGTCAATAAATTATGTGATGACTTTGAAAATCTGGTGCGTAATTTAGCAATCTAA
- the ilvN gene encoding acetolactate synthase small subunit, whose translation MKHTLSVVVQDEAGVLTRIASLFARRGFNIESLAVGTAEQDGFTRITMVVSGDDHTIEQITKQLHKLINVITILDFTDIPCVERELMLVKVNAAPNVRSEIIEISQIFRARIVDVADDFLTIEVVGDPGKMVAILKMLNKFGIREIARTGKVSLTRESGVNTEYLKIAKDTFKNPISNF comes from the coding sequence ATGAAACATACTCTCTCCGTTGTCGTCCAAGATGAGGCAGGTGTACTGACCCGTATTGCTAGCTTGTTCGCCCGCCGAGGTTTTAATATCGAGAGCCTTGCAGTCGGGACGGCTGAGCAAGATGGATTTACGCGCATTACGATGGTTGTCTCAGGCGACGATCACACGATTGAGCAGATCACTAAGCAGTTGCACAAACTGATCAACGTGATCACTATTCTTGACTTTACCGATATTCCTTGTGTTGAGCGCGAGTTGATGCTCGTTAAGGTGAATGCCGCTCCCAACGTGCGCTCCGAAATTATTGAAATCTCGCAAATTTTCCGTGCCCGTATCGTTGACGTGGCCGATGATTTCTTAACTATCGAGGTAGTGGGTGACCCCGGTAAGATGGTTGCGATCCTAAAGATGTTAAACAAGTTTGGCATTCGCGAAATTGCCCGTACTGGCAAGGTTTCGCTCACCCGTGAATCAGGGGTTAATACTGAATATCTGAAAATTGCCAAGGATACGTTCAAAAATCCAATTTCTAACTTCTAG
- a CDS encoding glycosyltransferase: MRIAIFTETFLPKIDGIVTRLKYTVEYLVKLGNQVLVFSPDGGLTEYCGAQIYGVSAFDFPLYPELKLALPRPSIGHALEQFNPDLIHVVNPAILGMAGIYYAKKMNYPLMASYHTHLPQYLQHYGLGFLEGVMWDLVKNTHNRAALNLCTSTAMIDELRSHGVERLDLWQRGVDTVQFHPRFKSDEMRSRLTQGHPEDTLFLYVGRLSAEKEIQQILPVLQAIPNSRLALVGDGPYRQELEKIFAGTNTNFVGYLRGDDLASAFASSDAFLFPSRTETLGLVLLEAMAAGCPVVAANSGGIPDIVTNGVNGYLFEPSDRDGLVTATQNLLRDRHEAMCIEARLEAEKWGWDAATRQLQKYYEQTIEASQPALV; the protein is encoded by the coding sequence ATGCGTATCGCCATATTTACCGAGACATTTTTGCCAAAAATCGATGGCATCGTCACCCGCCTCAAATATACCGTTGAGTATTTGGTCAAGCTCGGTAATCAAGTCCTCGTATTTTCGCCCGATGGGGGACTTACGGAATATTGCGGCGCTCAGATTTACGGGGTATCTGCCTTTGACTTTCCCCTATATCCAGAACTAAAACTAGCCTTGCCGCGCCCTTCGATTGGTCATGCTTTAGAGCAGTTCAATCCTGATCTGATCCATGTCGTCAATCCTGCAATTCTAGGGATGGCTGGGATTTATTATGCCAAAAAGATGAATTATCCCTTGATGGCTTCTTACCATACGCATTTACCACAATATTTGCAGCATTACGGTTTAGGCTTTCTTGAAGGGGTGATGTGGGACTTGGTAAAAAATACGCATAATCGAGCCGCTTTAAATCTCTGTACTTCCACAGCAATGATCGATGAATTGCGATCGCATGGTGTAGAGAGGCTCGACCTATGGCAGCGTGGTGTGGATACGGTGCAGTTTCACCCAAGGTTTAAAAGTGACGAAATGCGATCGCGCCTTACGCAAGGACATCCCGAAGATACTTTGTTTTTATATGTAGGTAGACTGTCAGCGGAGAAAGAGATTCAGCAAATCCTGCCCGTATTACAGGCTATTCCCAATAGTCGTCTTGCCCTTGTAGGTGATGGTCCCTATCGTCAGGAGCTAGAGAAAATCTTTGCAGGGACAAATACTAATTTTGTCGGTTATCTGCGAGGTGATGATCTCGCATCTGCCTTTGCTTCTAGCGATGCCTTTCTATTCCCATCTCGTACCGAAACCCTCGGCTTAGTGCTATTAGAAGCAATGGCGGCTGGTTGTCCTGTTGTTGCCGCGAACTCAGGTGGCATCCCTGATATTGTCACTAATGGCGTTAATGGCTATTTATTTGAGCCAAGCGATCGCGATGGCTTGGTGACAGCTACTCAAAATCTATTACGCGATCGCCATGAAGCAATGTGCATTGAAGCCCGTCTCGAAGCAGAAAAATGGGGATGGGATGCTGCCACGCGCCAGTTACAAAAATATTACGAACAAACGATCGAGGCTTCGCAGCCAGCATTAGTTTAA
- a CDS encoding Yip1 family protein: protein MNATPNPEDINAIAPDSSTDSNTNAESVTPPPQNLGTFLDRLYGTLFLPQVTFEQLKTHPSFVQAAIVIALVNALETIRLDHLSIVRIIGAVIGGSIGWVFFTFLLKQLAGVFQKNVEMQELLTLTGFASLPWIFMAPALSLPPQSRFLGAIAVIIWFIFWQVWSASVALGIKSWKTLAIIPLAIAGGIVALIWLGNIIKLLVSISF from the coding sequence ATGAATGCCACGCCCAATCCTGAAGATATTAATGCGATCGCACCCGATAGCAGCACTGATAGCAATACCAATGCTGAAAGTGTTACGCCTCCCCCACAAAATTTAGGGACATTTCTCGATCGCCTATATGGGACATTGTTTTTGCCCCAAGTAACCTTTGAGCAACTCAAGACGCATCCGTCCTTTGTGCAAGCAGCGATCGTGATTGCTTTAGTCAATGCTTTGGAAACTATTCGCCTTGATCATCTATCGATTGTGAGAATTATCGGTGCGGTGATTGGTGGCAGCATTGGCTGGGTATTTTTCACCTTTTTATTGAAACAATTGGCTGGTGTGTTTCAAAAAAATGTGGAGATGCAGGAGTTACTCACCCTCACGGGGTTTGCGAGCTTACCTTGGATATTTATGGCTCCTGCCCTCAGCTTGCCGCCCCAATCCCGTTTTCTTGGCGCGATCGCTGTGATCATCTGGTTTATCTTCTGGCAGGTATGGAGCGCATCGGTAGCCCTAGGCATTAAAAGCTGGAAAACTTTAGCGATCATTCCTTTAGCGATCGCTGGTGGTATCGTTGCCCTGATTTGGCTCGGTAACATCATCAAATTGCTAGTGAGCATTAGCTTTTAA
- the aroA gene encoding 3-phosphoshikimate 1-carboxyvinyltransferase produces MIDLATTHPNHILTIDSSQLPQGLQGRITIPGDKSISHRALMLGSLAEGETRIRGLLLGEDPRSTAACFAAMGAEISELNSDLVIVKGIGLGNLKEPVDVLNAGNSGTTLRLMLGILASHPDRFFTVTGDASLRSRPMSRVVNPLRQMGASIWGRENGARAPLAISGQNLKAIHYQSPVASAQVKSCIMLAGLMTDGETIITEPERSRDHSERMLAAFGANVSVDVDTNTVSVKGGAKLVGQEVTVPGDISSAAFWLVAASIVPNSDLVIENVGINPTRTGILEVLAEMGADITYENEREVTGEPVADLHVRSASLKACRIGGAVIPRLIDEIPILAIAASCAEGTTIIEDAEELRVKESDRIVAMVKELTKLGANVTERPDGMEIVGGKALTGTEVDSYDDHRVAMSLAIAALVAKGKTSINRAESAAISYPSFIPTLQSLYSK; encoded by the coding sequence ATGATTGACCTTGCCACTACGCACCCCAACCATATCCTCACTATTGACTCTAGCCAGTTGCCTCAGGGGTTACAGGGCAGAATTACGATTCCGGGGGATAAATCCATTTCGCATCGGGCGTTGATGCTTGGCTCCCTTGCCGAAGGAGAAACGCGAATTCGCGGGCTACTATTGGGGGAAGATCCTCGTAGTACCGCAGCCTGTTTTGCGGCAATGGGTGCGGAAATATCTGAGCTAAATTCAGATTTAGTGATCGTCAAGGGGATCGGGCTAGGCAATCTCAAGGAACCCGTAGATGTACTCAATGCAGGTAATTCAGGCACTACGCTACGGTTAATGTTAGGCATTTTAGCGAGCCATCCCGATCGCTTCTTTACAGTCACAGGCGATGCATCCTTGCGATCGCGTCCCATGTCCCGTGTGGTCAATCCTTTGCGCCAAATGGGAGCCAGTATTTGGGGTAGAGAAAATGGAGCACGTGCACCCCTCGCCATTTCAGGACAAAATCTCAAAGCAATTCACTATCAATCTCCCGTTGCTTCGGCGCAGGTCAAGTCCTGCATCATGTTGGCAGGCTTGATGACCGATGGCGAAACGATTATCACCGAGCCAGAGCGATCGCGCGATCACAGTGAAAGAATGTTGGCAGCTTTTGGCGCGAATGTCAGTGTCGATGTTGACACCAATACGGTCTCTGTTAAAGGTGGTGCAAAATTAGTTGGTCAAGAAGTAACCGTCCCCGGAGATATTAGTTCCGCCGCTTTTTGGCTAGTTGCTGCATCGATCGTTCCCAATTCTGATTTAGTAATTGAGAATGTGGGAATCAATCCCACTCGCACAGGAATTTTAGAAGTTCTTGCGGAAATGGGAGCCGACATCACCTATGAAAATGAACGCGAAGTTACAGGCGAACCCGTTGCTGATTTACATGTGCGTTCGGCATCTCTCAAGGCTTGTCGCATCGGTGGTGCGGTCATTCCTCGATTGATTGATGAGATTCCCATTTTAGCGATCGCCGCTAGTTGTGCAGAAGGAACAACCATCATCGAGGATGCCGAAGAACTGCGGGTTAAGGAAAGCGATCGCATTGTGGCAATGGTGAAGGAATTAACCAAACTCGGTGCAAATGTAACTGAGCGTCCCGATGGGATGGAAATCGTCGGAGGTAAAGCGCTGACGGGTACTGAAGTAGATAGCTATGACGATCATCGTGTGGCGATGAGTTTAGCGATCGCGGCGCTAGTTGCCAAAGGCAAAACCTCCATCAACCGCGCCGAATCCGCCGCAATTTCCTATCCTTCCTTTATTCCAACTCTACAGAGCTTATATTCCAAATAA
- a CDS encoding IctB family putative bicarbonate transporter yields MNSKLKLPMPKFLQPMRSWWLSSQAKFFQLITPLQAWREGSRLLSAKFLGGLLVVMLATLPFLENAQTGVIGAAVAIAWLLLWLSDRRDEQDQTVPIWTAIHTPLIAYWAIALVATLVSPVRVAAADGMVKLTLYMLAFVSMSRLMRLGWRSIFIGAYLGSALIASAYGVQQWYLGAPELATWTDPTSETAGVTRVYSFLGNPNLFAGYLMPALPLGVIAAIHWRGWGLKALGIITAIFGTFCITQTQSRGGLMGLAAASLTLVLLLVYWWGKRLPKWTFPTVFGGMAGAIAIGTILVPTLRKRVFSIFGTDDSSNAFRVNVWQAVFNMIKAKPILGIGPGNKAFNQIYPLYQRSGYSALGTYCVPLEITVETGIVGIICYSWLVFTIFRQGWLGLNRLRSDRDSSGLWIIGAIATLVGMLVHGLVDTVWYRPQVQLLWWLAIAIISSFYIAPIETKIEE; encoded by the coding sequence ATGAATTCTAAGCTCAAACTACCTATGCCCAAGTTTTTGCAACCCATGCGATCGTGGTGGCTCAGCAGTCAAGCTAAATTTTTTCAACTAATTACCCCCTTGCAAGCATGGCGCGAAGGTAGTCGCTTGTTAAGTGCTAAGTTTTTGGGTGGATTGCTAGTGGTGATGCTGGCGACTTTGCCCTTTTTAGAAAATGCTCAGACAGGGGTAATCGGAGCAGCCGTAGCGATCGCATGGTTATTACTATGGCTTAGCGATCGCCGAGATGAACAGGATCAAACAGTACCGATTTGGACTGCCATTCATACACCTTTGATTGCCTATTGGGCGATCGCTTTAGTTGCCACTTTGGTCTCACCCGTGCGGGTAGCGGCTGCCGATGGCATGGTGAAGCTAACGCTGTATATGCTTGCCTTTGTGTCGATGAGTCGGTTAATGCGCTTGGGATGGCGCTCGATTTTCATTGGCGCATATTTAGGCTCAGCACTGATTGCCAGTGCCTATGGCGTGCAGCAATGGTATCTCGGCGCACCCGAACTCGCTACATGGACAGATCCTACTTCTGAGACCGCAGGCGTGACCCGTGTTTATAGTTTCTTAGGCAATCCTAATTTATTTGCGGGTTATCTAATGCCAGCGTTACCCTTGGGCGTGATCGCCGCTATTCATTGGCGTGGTTGGGGATTGAAGGCGTTAGGAATTATTACAGCGATTTTTGGGACATTTTGCATTACGCAAACCCAGAGTCGGGGCGGACTCATGGGCTTAGCGGCAGCAAGCTTGACGCTGGTTTTGTTATTAGTATATTGGTGGGGCAAACGGTTGCCGAAGTGGACTTTTCCTACGGTTTTTGGGGGCATGGCTGGGGCGATCGCTATCGGTACAATTCTCGTACCGACATTGCGTAAACGGGTATTTAGTATTTTCGGAACCGATGATAGTAGCAATGCCTTTCGGGTCAATGTTTGGCAAGCGGTTTTCAATATGATTAAGGCTAAGCCAATCTTAGGAATTGGTCCGGGAAATAAAGCTTTTAATCAAATCTATCCCCTCTATCAGCGGTCGGGCTATAGCGCCTTAGGGACTTATTGCGTACCGCTAGAAATTACCGTAGAAACAGGAATTGTCGGCATAATTTGCTATAGCTGGCTAGTTTTTACCATCTTTCGTCAAGGATGGCTGGGGCTGAATCGTCTGAGAAGCGATCGCGATTCGAGTGGTTTATGGATTATCGGGGCGATCGCCACTTTAGTGGGAATGCTCGTTCACGGTCTAGTCGATACAGTCTGGTATCGCCCCCAAGTGCAGTTACTCTGGTGGTTAGCGATCGCCATCATTAGCAGTTTTTACATTGCTCCTATCGAAACTAAAATTGAAGAATAA
- a CDS encoding tetratricopeptide repeat protein → MEKLNSAEAYNDRGMERAENGDYAGAIADYTEAIAINPNYAEAYYNRAYDRSEIKDYKGAIEDYTKVIELAPDAAPAYFNRGMAKAKIGDAEGANADCEYAKSLGL, encoded by the coding sequence ATGGAAAAACTAAATTCTGCTGAAGCCTATAATGATCGCGGCATGGAACGGGCGGAAAATGGCGACTATGCGGGGGCGATCGCTGACTATACCGAGGCGATCGCGATCAATCCCAATTATGCTGAGGCATATTACAACCGCGCCTACGATCGCTCAGAAATTAAGGACTATAAGGGTGCGATCGAGGATTACACCAAGGTAATCGAGTTAGCTCCTGATGCTGCCCCAGCCTATTTCAATCGCGGCATGGCAAAAGCAAAAATCGGCGATGCTGAAGGCGCGAATGCTGACTGTGAGTATGCAAAGAGTCTTGGATTGTAA
- a CDS encoding FTR1 family iron permease, with product MDFSSALPTFLITLREGTEATLVVGIVLAYLIQAKQSVLQKWVYLGAAAGLFISSIMGAIAQKLIGGFSGTIYYLTKGIFSVAAIVMLSWMLIWMTQQAKTMRHQVQSSLEKAISSAEIRKAGWGVFTLIAVAVLREGAETVLFITGTLTPDQTQSGLAQYAPAIGCFAGIVVAIAIGIAMFKFGVKLNIRAFFQVLGVILLLIVSGLVITSLSAFDLANTVDKVFNPITQSYEFLDPPHRVVEWFTLGSQITDTSSILPADKFPGIIFSTLFGYSDKLYTTQIVSYCIFLSTMGTLYFRSLEGKKLFR from the coding sequence ATGGATTTTAGTAGCGCACTGCCGACCTTCTTAATCACCCTTAGAGAAGGTACAGAGGCAACTTTGGTTGTGGGGATAGTATTAGCTTACTTGATACAAGCAAAACAATCTGTCCTCCAAAAATGGGTCTATTTAGGAGCGGCGGCAGGGCTATTCATCAGTAGTATTATGGGCGCGATCGCTCAAAAGTTGATTGGTGGCTTTAGCGGTACGATCTATTATTTGACGAAAGGTATTTTCTCGGTTGCGGCGATCGTGATGCTGAGTTGGATGTTGATTTGGATGACGCAGCAAGCCAAAACTATGCGCCATCAAGTTCAATCTAGTCTTGAAAAAGCCATCAGTTCAGCAGAAATTCGCAAAGCAGGTTGGGGGGTATTTACTCTCATCGCCGTGGCAGTTTTACGGGAAGGGGCGGAAACTGTTCTTTTTATTACAGGTACATTAACCCCCGACCAGACGCAATCAGGATTAGCGCAATATGCACCAGCGATCGGTTGTTTTGCTGGAATTGTTGTAGCGATCGCGATCGGGATTGCTATGTTTAAATTTGGTGTGAAACTGAATATTCGTGCTTTCTTTCAAGTTTTGGGAGTAATTCTCCTGTTGATTGTGTCAGGACTAGTAATTACTTCTCTTTCTGCTTTTGATCTGGCTAATACCGTTGATAAAGTCTTCAATCCCATAACTCAATCCTATGAGTTCCTCGATCCCCCCCATCGTGTAGTTGAGTGGTTTACCCTCGGTTCTCAGATTACAGATACTTCATCAATCTTACCTGCTGATAAATTCCCTGGAATTATCTTCTCAACGCTATTTGGCTATTCCGATAAGTTATACACAACTCAGATTGTTAGTTATTGCATCTTCCTATCAACGATGGGAACTCTTTATTTCCGTTCCCTAGAAGGCAAAAAACTATTCCGCTAA
- a CDS encoding ComEA family DNA-binding protein: MALIAGGCTTTPEATKPEAVKTSPSAAPTSAEPKASPSAAPDTAAPKSAKSSKININTATNAELDKLELPGTKPSLSERIEGGRPYKQIDDLVTKKAISAEEFKLIQNLVTTETK; this comes from the coding sequence TTGGCATTAATAGCGGGTGGCTGTACAACGACCCCAGAGGCAACTAAACCTGAAGCTGTCAAAACTTCGCCATCTGCCGCACCTACTTCCGCAGAGCCAAAAGCATCTCCCTCTGCTGCCCCTGATACCGCAGCACCAAAGTCTGCGAAATCCAGCAAAATCAATATCAATACAGCCACCAATGCTGAATTGGACAAGCTAGAGCTACCAGGAACAAAGCCTTCGTTATCAGAGCGAATTGAAGGTGGTAGACCCTATAAACAAATTGATGATCTTGTAACCAAAAAGGCAATCTCTGCCGAAGAATTTAAATTAATTCAAAATCTAGTTACCACTGAAACCAAGTAG